The nucleotide window GTGAAGCACTTCCCCGATCACGGTCTTCCGCGAGACAGGGACGAGGATCGGGCAGCCGAACTGTTGGAGACGATCCAGTTCGCGGAAAACGGTGAGATTGTCATCACGCTGCTTCGCGAAGTCGATGCCGGGATCGAGAATCACCTGGGAGCGGTCGAGTCCGGCGGCATCACAGACGGCGAGTTTGCCTGCGAAGAATGTTTCCATGGAAAACATGACATCCTCCCACTGCTGGTGGAGATGAGGAATCTTCGGCTCGCCGACGCTGTGCATGACGAGCAGCGAGGCTCCGGACTCCGCGCAGAGCCGGGCATTGCGGTCATCGGGGAGGCCACCCATGTCATTGACGAGTTCGACATGGGGATCGGTGACGATGGCGGCGACGACTTCGGGGCGCCAGGTGTTGATGGAAAGCACCGGCGGCCAGACCTGAACGGCATCTCGCGGCTGGCTGCGGACGACGAGATCCTCCCAACCAGCGAGGAAGGAACGCAGACGCGCGATTTCCTCGTCCACGGAAATGGCGGTGCGGTTGGTGCGGGCGCTTTCCGCTCCGGCGTCGATGATGTCCGCGCCGTCCGCGATCTGCTGGCGGGCGATTTCCAGAGCTGCGGCGGCATCCAGCGTGCCATCGCCGCAGAAGGAATCGTCGTTGATATTGACGATGCCCATCACCAGCGGTCGCCGAGGGAAAAGGATTTCGCGGTCGCGCAGGCGCCAGATCATGCGGCGGATCCAACCAGCGGCCGGTGCGCTTGCCGAGAATCGATTCCATTTGCGCGCCTAACATCCCGCGCTAGCTTGCAGGGCATGAATCCGGAATTCAACCGCCGCACTTTCGTCAAACTCGGCGCGCTCGCCGCCGCCTCCACCGCCCTCGTTCCCGGCAAAAGCAACGCCGCCGAAGTGATCGTTCTGCCGGATCTGCCTTATGCGAAGGACGCGCTGGAGCCGCACATCGACGCGCTGACGATGGAGATCCATCATGACAAGCACCACGCGGCCTACATCGCCAAGTTCAACGAAGCTCGTGCCAAGAACGAGGAACTGATGGCCGAACCGCTGATCGACACGCTGCGGACGCTGCCCAGCATCAATGACGAGGCGCTGCGCACCACGCTCCGCAACAATGGCGGCGGCCATTGGAACCACAGCTTCTTCTGGGAAACGCTCGCTCCCGCCGACAAGTCCGGCAAGCCGTCCGACGAGCTGGCCAAGGCGATCGACAAGGCCTTCGGTTCCTTCGATGCCTTCAAGACCGCCTTCGCCGAAGCCGCCACCAAGCGCTTCGGCTCCGGCTGGGCGTGGTTGATCGCCACCGCAGATGACAAGCTCAAGGTGGTGAGCACCCCGAACCAGGACAACCCGCTCATGAAGGGCATCGTCCCGGCCGCGGACCAAGGCACACCGATCCTCGGCCTGGATGTCTGGGAGCACGCCTACTACCTGCACTACCAGAACAAGCGCCTGGACTACATCAATGCCTGGTGGAACGTGGTGAACTGGTCGAAGGTGAACGAGCGGTTCAAGAAGACCGTTTGATCGATCCACCAAACATTTTCCTGAAAACACCCGGCCACTCGCCGGGTGTTTTTGTTTCGCAAGGGAATCTTCCCGCTAGAAAACGTCGGCACGGAGCGTCTATAAGGGTCGATTGCATTCCATTGCCATGAAACCCTCCTCGAAGTCCCTCATTCCCGTGCTATGCGCGGCGGCCCTGGTCCTGCCCGCGTTCTCCGAAGTCGCGGAGGCTCCCGCGAAACCCGCACCCGCCGAGGCCAAGCCCGCCGCAGGCATTCCAATGGCTCCGGACATGGCGCGCTCCGCCAAGGCTTTCCTTGCGCTGCTGAAGCCGGAGCAACTTCAGAAGGCCACCTATCCGATGGATGCGGACGAGCGGTTGAACTGGCACTTCATCCCGAAACCCCGCAACGGCATCCCCTTCAAGGATCTCGATGAGGCCCAGAAAAAGGCGGCGCTGGAACTGCTCCACGCCGCGCTCAGCGACAAGGGCATGGCCAAGGCGGAGACGATCATGTCGCTGGAAGCCGTGCTGGCGGGCATCGAAAACAACCCGAAGCTGCGTGATGCGGGCCTTTACTGCGTGACTGTCTTCGGCACGCCCGGCGACAGCAAGGGCTGGGCTTGGCGTTTCGAGGGTCATCACATTTCCGTCAACATGACGCTTGGGGGCGGCAAGGTCGCCATCACGCCGACGTTCATGGGCTCCAATCCCGGCGAGGTCCGCGTCGAGGGCCCGAAGAAAGGCACGCGCGCACTCGCGGGAGAAGAAGACAAGGCCCGCCAACTGGCAGCGGCCCTTGCGGAAGCAGGCAAGCCGGTGGTGTTTGATCCCAAGCCGCCCTCCGAAATTCTCACCGCTGCCGAGCGCGAAGTGAAGCATTTGGAAGCAGTGGGCGTGCAGGCGTCCGACATGACCGAGGCGCAGGAACTCGTCCTCCAACAGCTTCTTGGCGAATACATCGACCGCTATCGCCCGGAGATCGCCGCAGCGGAGTGGAAGGAAATCCGCGATGCCGGGTTGGAGAAAGTCCGCTTCGGCTGGGCCGGCGGCCTGAAACCCGGCGAGGCCTTCTACTACCGCATCCAAGGCCCTACTTTCCTGATCGAAACCGCCAACATCCAGAACAACGCCAACCACATGCATACCACATGGCGTGATTTCAAAGGCGACTTCGGCCGGGATCTGCTCGCGGAGCACTACAAGGGCCACGAGGAGTAAACCGGTGATTTCCGGAAACCGCACCCATGAAACTTCACGCCGCCGGAATCGAAGCCTATGGCGAGGCGCTGACCAAGCGGGCTCATGCGATTCTGGAACCGCGCCTGGATCGGCGGCTCGCACAGCATCGGGCGGCGCGAATTCTCCCCCGCGTCGTCCGGTCGTCGTTGGCATGGATGCTGATCTGCCTTTCTCTCCAGCGGAGACTCTCACGGCTGGTTTAACCATAGGCCGGGATAGCACAATTTCTCAATCCATTCAATTTGAGCAGGTTTCGTGAAATCCCCCTCCCGGACTTGGCAGGGCGGTGGCGCGGGCTAGACTGCGCCTCCCAGCCGCTCCCGCATGTCCCGCGATTCCCTCAGCCACCGCCTCCTCGACTCGGTTTCGCGGGATTTTTTCCGTCCCCTTTCTAGGGCTTCGGCGGCGCTCTACATCGACTGCGCGGACCGGATCGCGGACACCGCCGGGGATGCCGGGCGCGTCCCGCATGCCGAAGCCATCGCGGTGATCCGCGAGACGCTGGCCGCTCATCCGGGGATCGTGCTGGATGAGGACGAGGGCGCGTCCCTCCGCGATGCCCGCCAGAAGGCCGGCCAGATTTTCAACCGGCTTTGCGATGCGGGTTGGATCGAGGATCAGCAGCTCGGCCTGCATGAACGCTGGGCGCTGGTCTCGCCCGGGCTGCGTCCGTTGCTCCGCCTGCTCCGCGAACTAGCAGAGG belongs to Luteolibacter ambystomatis and includes:
- the folP gene encoding dihydropteroate synthase, with translation MIWRLRDREILFPRRPLVMGIVNINDDSFCGDGTLDAAAALEIARQQIADGADIIDAGAESARTNRTAISVDEEIARLRSFLAGWEDLVVRSQPRDAVQVWPPVLSINTWRPEVVAAIVTDPHVELVNDMGGLPDDRNARLCAESGASLLVMHSVGEPKIPHLHQQWEDVMFSMETFFAGKLAVCDAAGLDRSQVILDPGIDFAKQRDDNLTVFRELDRLQQFGCPILVPVSRKTVIGEVLHLSDPSARDAGTVACISASVSRGAHVLRVHNVAAAWQAVTVLFALQ
- a CDS encoding superoxide dismutase, producing MNPEFNRRTFVKLGALAAASTALVPGKSNAAEVIVLPDLPYAKDALEPHIDALTMEIHHDKHHAAYIAKFNEARAKNEELMAEPLIDTLRTLPSINDEALRTTLRNNGGGHWNHSFFWETLAPADKSGKPSDELAKAIDKAFGSFDAFKTAFAEAATKRFGSGWAWLIATADDKLKVVSTPNQDNPLMKGIVPAADQGTPILGLDVWEHAYYLHYQNKRLDYINAWWNVVNWSKVNERFKKTV
- a CDS encoding DUF3500 domain-containing protein — protein: MKPSSKSLIPVLCAAALVLPAFSEVAEAPAKPAPAEAKPAAGIPMAPDMARSAKAFLALLKPEQLQKATYPMDADERLNWHFIPKPRNGIPFKDLDEAQKKAALELLHAALSDKGMAKAETIMSLEAVLAGIENNPKLRDAGLYCVTVFGTPGDSKGWAWRFEGHHISVNMTLGGGKVAITPTFMGSNPGEVRVEGPKKGTRALAGEEDKARQLAAALAEAGKPVVFDPKPPSEILTAAEREVKHLEAVGVQASDMTEAQELVLQQLLGEYIDRYRPEIAAAEWKEIRDAGLEKVRFGWAGGLKPGEAFYYRIQGPTFLIETANIQNNANHMHTTWRDFKGDFGRDLLAEHYKGHEE